From the genome of bacterium:
GCACGCGGCGACGCGGGGCGAGATCTTCGCCGCCGTGGGCCAGGACGAGGTCGAGAGCATCGCCGACCACTGGACGGTGGGCGGTTCGGTGGATCGCGACCTCGGCGAGCTGCTGGCCCTGCTCGTCTCGTTCGAATACCAGAAGGTCAAACGCGAGATCTTCGACACGGAAGAGCGATTCGAGAACATCTTCTGCAGCGCGGGCGTCAGCCGCGCAGGTGTGGGTTCGGTGGGCGTGACGGCCGAATTCTCCAACGATCCGGCCGAGAAGGACGACGGCCTGACCTACGATGTCATCGAGTCCGCGCCACGCCGCTGGCTGGGCGCCTACGCGACGCTGCTGATCGGCACCAGCCACGAGGCCAGCGTCTTCGCCGGACAGCGGCGCGGCGGCACGGCCTGCACCTCCGGCACCTGCTATCTCGTCCCCGACTTCAACGGCCTGGAGATGAGGATTACCAGCCGCTTATGAGGTATACGGCGCACGAATCCACTTGTGCATTTTCATAATACTTGATATATTCGTGCTGTTGGGCGAATAAGGCCCTCGTATCAAACCTGCCAGGTCCTGCCTCCGGTTCCCGATCGGTCCCGCGTCAGTCCCCGGCGAAGCAAAGGATGAGATTCAGTGAAGATCTACGTTGGCAACCTCAATTTCCGTACGACCGAAGACGAGATCCGCAACCTCTTCGGCCAGTATGGTCAGGTCGATGACGTCGCCCTGATCACCGATCGCGATACCGGGCGCCCCCGCGGCTTCGGTTTCGTGGAGATGGCCGAGGACGATTCCGGTCGCCGCGCCATCGAAGAGTTGAACGGCAAGGAAGTTGACAGCCGCGCGCTGACGGTCAACGAGGCCCGCCCCCGCGAGCCCCGGCGTCCCCGTCCCGCCTGGTAGTCAGACTCGAAATCGCGAAATCGACACCCCTCGCCCCGCGGCGAGGGGTGTTTTTTCATGGCTCTTCCGGTTCTTGCGTAGTTGAGGGTTGAAAAAATGTGGACATGCCAGTCTCCTATGAAGTTACGACGCTTCAGCAAGGAGGCAAACGAAGCATGTCCACGTCCTTACTCTACCACGGATGGGGTCTGCAGGACTACCAGCATGTCAGGGCACTGTTCGATGGCGGCCGGATCACCTTTCGGATCGCCCACAAGCCCGGGAGCTTGCGCTGTGCGTCCTGCGGCTCCTTTGACGTCATCAACAGCGGCCAGCAA
Proteins encoded in this window:
- a CDS encoding RNA-binding protein — translated: MKIYVGNLNFRTTEDEIRNLFGQYGQVDDVALITDRDTGRPRGFGFVEMAEDDSGRRAIEELNGKEVDSRALTVNEARPREPRRPRPAW